The Acidobacteriota bacterium genome has a segment encoding these proteins:
- a CDS encoding type II/IV secretion system protein — translation MEDNPLSGMVVDPEEELATARRAAARYCFEFVDLRDLRPDPDVLRSIPLDVMLDYQFLPLEAHNGELSIAVGDPSNLARLDELAMRLDRQLVVKVAAPSQVKEFLSKTDPSQRVLDEATVEFRLDVIREEENGHENLSLEQLVGERDVSPVIRLVDSIVFAGLERRASDIHLESRDNSMVVKYRIDGALQQAMNPLSYEHQSNVISRIKVMADLDIAERRVPQDGRFRVSYRGRPIDFRVSIMPSIHGEDAVLRILDKESLHEKFRQLRLDILGFSDREIKRLRRFIREPYGMVLVTGPTGSGKTTTLYAALSEIKTDEDKIITIEDPVEYQIRGITQIPVNEKKGLTFVRGLRSILRHDPDKIMVGEIRDNETAQIAIQSALTGHLVFTTVHANNVVDVLGRFLNMGVEPYNFVSALNCILAQRLLRMVCEQCKRAVTTPRELFEESGIDPIKWAGVVFYEGAGCQHCSQTGFRGRTAIGELLALSDRIRELILDKRPSSEIRQAARDEGMKTLREAALDKVRQGVTTLKEINKVTFVE, via the coding sequence ATGGAAGATAACCCACTTTCCGGAATGGTGGTTGATCCCGAAGAAGAACTTGCGACGGCCAGACGCGCTGCTGCCCGTTACTGCTTTGAGTTTGTTGACCTGCGCGATTTGCGTCCAGACCCCGACGTCCTGCGGTCTATTCCTCTGGACGTCATGCTGGACTACCAGTTCCTGCCGCTCGAGGCCCACAATGGAGAGCTTTCCATCGCCGTTGGCGACCCTTCCAATCTGGCCCGCCTGGACGAACTGGCGATGCGGCTGGACCGCCAGCTTGTGGTCAAGGTGGCCGCCCCCAGCCAGGTGAAGGAATTCCTCAGCAAGACCGACCCCTCCCAGCGCGTGCTGGACGAAGCTACCGTCGAGTTTCGCCTCGACGTCATCCGCGAAGAAGAGAACGGGCACGAAAATCTTTCGCTTGAGCAACTGGTCGGCGAGCGCGATGTCAGCCCGGTTATCCGGCTCGTGGATTCGATTGTTTTCGCGGGGCTGGAACGGCGCGCCAGTGATATTCATCTGGAGAGCCGCGATAACTCGATGGTGGTCAAGTACCGGATAGACGGAGCTCTCCAGCAGGCCATGAACCCGCTTTCCTACGAACATCAATCGAACGTGATCAGCCGCATTAAGGTGATGGCGGACCTTGACATTGCAGAAAGGCGCGTCCCGCAGGACGGCCGTTTCAGGGTCAGCTACCGCGGGCGTCCTATTGACTTCCGCGTGTCCATCATGCCTTCCATCCACGGCGAGGACGCGGTGCTGCGTATTCTCGATAAAGAATCCCTGCATGAGAAGTTTCGGCAGCTTCGCCTGGACATCCTGGGCTTTTCCGACCGCGAGATTAAGCGCCTGCGGCGTTTCATTCGCGAACCTTACGGCATGGTCCTGGTGACCGGACCGACGGGCAGCGGCAAGACCACCACGCTCTATGCGGCGCTGTCGGAAATCAAGACCGACGAAGACAAGATCATAACGATTGAAGATCCCGTAGAATACCAGATCCGCGGCATCACGCAGATTCCTGTCAACGAGAAGAAGGGGCTCACATTTGTCCGGGGATTAAGGTCGATTTTGCGGCACGATCCGGACAAGATCATGGTGGGCGAAATCCGCGACAATGAGACCGCTCAAATTGCCATCCAGTCGGCCCTGACGGGCCACCTGGTGTTTACCACAGTCCACGCCAATAACGTGGTGGACGTGCTGGGCCGTTTCCTGAACATGGGCGTGGAGCCCTACAACTTTGTTTCGGCGCTCAACTGCATTCTTGCCCAGCGCCTCCTTCGCATGGTTTGCGAGCAGTGCAAGCGCGCCGTTACCACCCCTCGCGAGCTGTTCGAAGAGTCCGGAATTGATCCCATCAAATGGGCGGGAGTTGTTTTTTATGAGGGTGCAGGCTGCCAGCATTGCAGCCAGACGGGATTTCGCGGCCGGACCGCAATCGGCGAACTGCTGGCGCTTTCCGACAGGATCCGCGAGTTGATTCTGGATAAGCGCCCTTCGTCGGAAATCCGCCAGGCGGCCCGTGACGAAGGGATGAAGACGCTGCGCGAAGCAGCGCTGGACAAGGTTCGCCAGGGAGTTACAACACTGAAGGAAATTAATAAGGTCACATTTGTTGAATAA
- a CDS encoding type II secretion system F family protein: MGEFVCRIATGAGQVLNETHEASSEGELRARLASQGYYIFSVRPKSILAMRVGPPRRSKIREDDLLIFNQQFMTLSKSGLPLQKSLEMLARQTRSESLRAAVDEVKERVRGGALLSEAFESMGKFPKIYCATLRAGERSGTLDKVLSQYVTYQKTARSFRKKFVSALVYPAFLLIFLTGLIVLIDTFIIPRFSQLYNELNVPMPPLTMFVISLGLAIKRMGVFVLAGIVIAILALRAAGRSHAARLQWDKLKFRLPVAGKLLLKFSVAEFVRTLSTLLQGGLPIVAALQSSAGSVSSPLLAGGLEKARIEVMGGRPLSESLRMTGFFPPMALDMIEVGETTGALPSMLESVAEFFEEDVNIDLSTLVAMVDPIMIAAIAIVVLFVLIAFYLPLFSLAAQVH; this comes from the coding sequence ATGGGCGAATTCGTTTGCAGGATCGCGACAGGGGCCGGGCAGGTCCTCAACGAGACGCACGAAGCGTCGTCGGAAGGAGAACTGCGCGCGCGCCTGGCCTCGCAGGGATACTACATTTTTTCCGTCAGGCCCAAGTCCATTCTCGCCATGCGGGTTGGGCCGCCCCGCCGAAGCAAGATCAGGGAGGATGACCTCCTGATTTTTAACCAGCAGTTTATGACGCTCTCCAAGTCAGGTCTGCCGCTGCAGAAATCGCTGGAAATGCTGGCCCGCCAGACCCGGAGCGAAAGCCTTCGGGCGGCGGTGGATGAGGTGAAGGAAAGGGTTCGCGGCGGGGCCCTGCTCTCTGAGGCCTTCGAGTCCATGGGTAAGTTCCCTAAGATTTATTGCGCGACTCTTCGGGCTGGTGAGCGCAGCGGTACTCTGGACAAGGTCTTGAGCCAGTACGTCACCTACCAGAAAACAGCACGGTCATTCCGCAAGAAGTTTGTGTCTGCGCTGGTTTATCCGGCTTTTCTGCTGATCTTTCTGACGGGGCTCATTGTTCTCATTGATACGTTCATCATTCCCAGGTTTTCCCAGCTCTATAACGAATTAAACGTTCCCATGCCTCCGCTCACCATGTTTGTGATCAGCCTGGGTCTTGCCATCAAACGGATGGGCGTCTTTGTGTTGGCCGGGATTGTGATCGCGATTCTAGCCCTGCGCGCGGCAGGCCGGTCTCACGCGGCGCGCCTGCAATGGGACAAGCTGAAGTTTCGCTTACCTGTGGCAGGAAAATTGCTCCTTAAATTTTCCGTGGCCGAGTTCGTACGCACGCTTTCAACGCTGCTGCAAGGTGGGCTTCCCATCGTGGCAGCGCTCCAAAGCTCGGCGGGGTCGGTATCGAGCCCCCTGCTGGCGGGCGGGCTGGAGAAGGCTAGAATAGAAGTGATGGGGGGGCGCCCGCTGAGCGAAAGCCTTCGCATGACCGGCTTTTTCCCTCCCATGGCGCTCGATATGATCGAAGTGGGGGAAACTACGGGCGCACTCCCGAGTATGCTCGAGTCGGTTGCCGAGTTTTTTGAAGAAGACGTCAATATCGACCTTTCGACACTGGTGGCCATGGTGGATCCCATCATGATCGCCGCCATCGCGATTGTGGTACTTTTTGTACTGATAGCGTTTTATTTGCCGCTGTTTTCACTGGCGGCCCAGGTGCATTGA
- a CDS encoding DUF4982 domain-containing protein has protein sequence MPNWTRRDFLKSGIAASAGAASLAPDAERLLAGPSGELSGSSGQPPSTGSPRERLLLDFGWRFHLGHASDPSKDFDYGRDRGYQKTGDFFFKPSRHDFDDTGWDAIDLPHDWAVTLPFHEDRWLTAHGSKPLGRDYPETSIGWYRRVFEVPAGDLGRRLSLEFDGVFRDSTVALNGNLLGRNLSGYAPFSHDVTDHAWYGRKNVLVVRVDATGHEGWWYEGAGIYRHVWLVKTSPVHVPQWGAFVTSEVADGLATVTIATEVSNDQENETSCTVVSKILDSKDSVVATHRAPAVTITGWQREKITQKVKVSKPLLWSIEEPNMYRLETTVEANGTAADTCETPFGIRTIRFDKDKGFFLNGKAVKIKGTCNHQDHAGVGIALPDRLQYFRIAKLKEMGSNGLRTSHNPPTPELMDACDRLGMVVLDETRMFSSVPEALSQLSRLIRRDRNHPSVVFWSTGNEEAEQSTDRGARMCRTMKRLVQRLDPTRPITQAMNGGWGEGVTPVLDIMGFNYKHAPEIDGFRHKFPDKPCVGTEVASTVSTRGIYFNDPMRGYVSAYDVNYPPWATTAEEWWQIYDERPWLSGGFVWTGFDYRGEPTPYGWPCISSHFGLIDTCGFFKDLAYYYQAWWGDKPVLHLFPHWNWADSEGKPIDVWCFTNLEKVELFLNGESLGTHTVQRNAHAAWKVNYVPGTIEARGYRGGRQVMTAKRETTGDPARITLQADRARISADGEDVSVIAVSVVDPQGRVVPVAHNLIAFEVSGNGKLLGVGNGDPSSHEADKANQRLVFHGLCTAIMQSTKEAGGITVKVTSPGLESATVTVECEEATPRPAVA, from the coding sequence ATGCCAAACTGGACTCGACGTGATTTCTTGAAGAGCGGGATTGCAGCTTCTGCCGGAGCAGCTTCTCTTGCGCCGGACGCTGAAAGGTTGCTGGCAGGACCCAGCGGAGAGCTTTCCGGCAGCTCTGGGCAGCCACCCTCAACAGGTTCGCCGAGGGAGCGATTGTTACTCGACTTTGGATGGCGCTTTCATCTTGGCCACGCATCTGATCCCTCGAAGGATTTTGACTACGGCCGCGACCGCGGATACCAGAAAACGGGCGACTTCTTCTTCAAACCTTCGCGCCATGATTTTGACGACACCGGGTGGGATGCCATCGATCTTCCTCATGACTGGGCGGTGACCCTGCCTTTCCACGAAGACCGCTGGCTTACCGCGCATGGTTCCAAACCTCTTGGAAGGGATTACCCGGAAACCAGCATCGGCTGGTACCGGCGGGTGTTTGAAGTTCCGGCGGGCGACCTTGGCAGGCGGCTGAGTCTGGAATTCGACGGCGTATTTCGCGATTCAACCGTGGCACTCAACGGAAATTTGCTCGGACGCAATTTGAGCGGCTACGCGCCTTTCTCTCATGACGTTACGGACCATGCCTGGTACGGCCGAAAGAACGTCCTGGTAGTCCGCGTGGATGCTACCGGACACGAAGGCTGGTGGTATGAAGGAGCGGGTATCTACCGGCACGTCTGGCTCGTGAAAACCAGTCCCGTGCATGTGCCGCAGTGGGGCGCCTTCGTAACTTCAGAAGTCGCAGACGGTTTGGCCACGGTCACCATCGCAACGGAGGTCAGCAACGATCAGGAGAATGAAACCTCCTGTACTGTGGTCTCAAAGATTCTGGACAGCAAAGACAGCGTTGTGGCCACCCATCGCGCGCCTGCCGTTACAATTACCGGCTGGCAGCGGGAAAAAATCACCCAGAAGGTCAAGGTCAGTAAACCTCTGCTCTGGTCCATTGAAGAGCCCAATATGTACCGCCTGGAAACAACTGTAGAGGCCAATGGGACGGCAGCGGACACCTGCGAGACTCCGTTTGGCATCAGAACCATCCGTTTTGATAAAGACAAGGGTTTCTTCCTGAACGGCAAGGCCGTGAAAATCAAGGGAACGTGTAACCATCAGGACCACGCCGGTGTGGGAATCGCGCTGCCCGACCGTCTGCAGTATTTTCGCATCGCCAAACTTAAGGAGATGGGATCGAACGGCCTTCGCACTTCGCATAACCCGCCCACGCCCGAACTGATGGACGCCTGCGATCGATTAGGAATGGTCGTGCTCGATGAAACGCGAATGTTTTCCTCCGTTCCGGAAGCCCTTAGCCAGCTGAGCCGGCTAATCCGCCGCGACCGCAATCATCCCAGCGTGGTTTTTTGGTCAACCGGCAACGAGGAAGCTGAACAGAGCACTGACCGCGGGGCCCGAATGTGCCGGACCATGAAGAGGCTGGTGCAACGCCTTGATCCGACACGACCCATCACTCAGGCAATGAATGGCGGCTGGGGTGAAGGAGTCACCCCCGTGCTGGACATCATGGGATTCAACTACAAGCATGCCCCGGAGATCGACGGCTTTCGTCATAAATTTCCTGACAAGCCCTGCGTTGGCACGGAGGTGGCCAGTACGGTTTCCACTCGTGGCATTTATTTCAATGACCCAATGCGAGGCTACGTCAGCGCCTACGATGTGAATTATCCGCCCTGGGCCACCACCGCCGAAGAATGGTGGCAGATCTATGACGAGCGCCCATGGCTTTCCGGCGGCTTTGTCTGGACAGGGTTCGACTATCGCGGTGAGCCCACCCCTTATGGCTGGCCGTGCATCAGCTCGCACTTCGGGCTCATCGACACCTGCGGGTTCTTCAAAGATCTCGCCTATTACTACCAGGCCTGGTGGGGAGACAAGCCCGTGCTCCACCTTTTCCCGCACTGGAACTGGGCCGACAGTGAAGGCAAGCCCATTGACGTCTGGTGCTTTACCAATCTCGAGAAGGTGGAACTGTTCCTGAACGGCGAGAGCCTGGGCACGCACACGGTGCAAAGGAATGCGCACGCGGCCTGGAAAGTAAACTACGTGCCGGGGACAATCGAAGCTCGTGGTTACAGGGGCGGACGCCAGGTCATGACGGCGAAGAGGGAAACCACCGGCGATCCAGCCAGAATCACTCTCCAGGCCGACAGGGCCAGGATAAGCGCGGATGGTGAAGACGTTTCGGTTATTGCCGTGAGCGTTGTGGACCCGCAGGGGCGCGTAGTTCCCGTGGCCCACAACCTGATCGCGTTTGAGGTCTCTGGCAATGGCAAGCTGCTCGGCGTCGGCAACGGTGATCCCTCGAGTCACGAAGCTGACAAGGCGAACCAGCGGCTTGTCTTCCACGGTCTGTGCACCGCTATCATGCAATCTACCAAAGAGGCTGGGGGGATCACTGTTAAGGTTACATCGCCGGGACTCGAATCGGCGACAGTGACAGTGGAATGTGAAGAAGCGACGCCTCGGCCAGCAGTTGCTTAG
- a CDS encoding type II secretion system protein produces the protein MMRSIRKRVNLQPASAGFTLVELIAAMTIMLLLTTVALPVASMVVRRQKESELKEELRTMRSAIDRYKDFADSGMIPTQMDTYGYPPTLETLVKGVPLKGSKDKYKFLRNIPVDPMTGATDWGMRSMQDDPDSQSWGGQDVFDVFSKSQGIGMNGIPYAEW, from the coding sequence ATGATGCGTTCAATTCGAAAACGGGTGAATTTGCAGCCTGCCAGTGCTGGTTTTACCCTGGTGGAGCTGATTGCTGCAATGACGATCATGCTGTTGCTCACCACGGTCGCGCTCCCGGTGGCTAGCATGGTAGTCAGGCGGCAAAAAGAGAGTGAATTAAAGGAAGAGCTCAGGACCATGCGGAGTGCCATCGACCGGTATAAGGACTTTGCCGACAGTGGCATGATCCCTACCCAGATGGACACATACGGCTATCCACCCACGCTGGAGACGCTGGTTAAAGGGGTCCCGTTGAAAGGCAGCAAGGACAAGTATAAATTTCTCCGAAATATTCCTGTTGACCCGATGACGGGTGCTACGGATTGGGGGATGCGCTCCATGCAGGACGACCCGGACTCCCAGAGCTGGGGCGGCCAGGACGTTTTTGATGTCTTCTCGAAGAGCCAGGGAATTGGCATGAATGGGATCCCTTATGCGGAGTGGTAG
- a CDS encoding DUF1059 domain-containing protein: MGKVLRCRDLGTNCPKEMRAESEGELMKLAAEHAEKDHGINTANIPPEMLQMVKASIKDD; this comes from the coding sequence GTGGGTAAGGTATTGCGATGTCGCGACTTGGGCACCAATTGTCCAAAGGAAATGCGGGCAGAAAGCGAAGGAGAACTGATGAAGCTGGCGGCCGAACACGCCGAAAAAGACCATGGAATTAACACCGCCAACATTCCACCGGAGATGCTCCAAATGGTCAAAGCCTCGATCAAAGACGATTAA
- a CDS encoding prepilin-type N-terminal cleavage/methylation domain-containing protein, which yields MGSLMRSGRCFTLVSGVTRRDTEAKKGFTLLELMVVLTLILILAAIAAPSYRVAIIRARETVLHDDLFTMRKLIDQYTLDKNQPPESLDDLVQAGYLRGGLPVDPFTGSNQTWQADIEEVPLSPEQTVPGVVDVHSGSTAESLDGTPYNSW from the coding sequence ATGGGATCCCTTATGCGGAGTGGTAGGTGTTTCACTTTGGTATCTGGAGTTACCCGGAGAGATACGGAGGCGAAGAAGGGCTTCACGCTGCTTGAACTGATGGTGGTGCTCACGCTGATTCTGATCCTTGCAGCAATTGCCGCTCCCAGCTATCGCGTGGCTATCATCCGTGCGCGTGAAACGGTCCTGCATGACGATCTGTTCACGATGCGAAAGCTGATCGACCAGTACACATTGGACAAGAACCAGCCTCCGGAATCGCTGGACGATCTCGTGCAGGCCGGTTATTTGCGGGGAGGTTTGCCTGTTGATCCTTTCACCGGGTCCAACCAGACCTGGCAGGCTGACATTGAAGAAGTCCCTTTGAGCCCGGAGCAGACGGTGCCGGGCGTGGTGGACGTCCACAGCGGCTCCACCGCAGAATCGCTGGATGGAACACCCTACAATAGTTGGTAG